A genomic window from Pannonibacter sp. XCT-53 includes:
- a CDS encoding LysR family transcriptional regulator: MPELNYHHLRYFWAVAHDGNLTRTAERLNLSQSALSVQIRQLEERLGHALFERRGRQLHLTEAGRITLDHADAIFAAGEELIGTLRQTGRVRQVLRIGAMATLSRNFQMAFVRPLIGRADVEIILRSGSPSDLLRQLETLGLDVVLLTQPPASDAATAFVSHRLAEQPVSLVGTPDRLRDGDDLATLLGREPLILPTVDSSVRTGFDALMARKGLTPQIAAEVDDMAMMRLLARAGAGLAVMPPIVVRDELASGVLKEAARLTGLTETFYAVTASRRFPNPLLREVIGQKLESSL; encoded by the coding sequence ATGCCTGAACTGAACTACCACCACCTCCGCTATTTCTGGGCCGTCGCCCATGACGGCAACCTGACCCGGACGGCCGAACGGCTGAACCTGTCGCAATCGGCACTGTCCGTTCAGATCCGCCAGCTCGAGGAGCGGCTGGGCCACGCGCTGTTCGAGCGGCGCGGCCGGCAGCTGCATCTGACGGAGGCCGGGCGCATCACGCTCGACCATGCCGACGCGATCTTTGCCGCCGGCGAGGAACTGATCGGCACGCTGCGCCAGACGGGCCGGGTGCGGCAGGTGCTGCGGATCGGTGCGATGGCGACGCTGTCGCGCAACTTCCAGATGGCTTTCGTGCGGCCGCTGATCGGCCGCGCCGACGTCGAGATCATCCTGCGGTCGGGATCGCCGTCCGACCTGCTGCGGCAGCTCGAAACCCTGGGGCTCGACGTGGTGCTGCTGACCCAGCCGCCCGCGAGCGACGCGGCCACGGCCTTCGTCTCGCACCGGCTCGCCGAACAGCCGGTGAGCCTGGTCGGCACCCCGGACCGTCTGCGCGACGGCGACGACCTGGCGACGCTGCTCGGCCGGGAACCGCTGATCCTGCCGACGGTGGACAGCAGCGTACGCACCGGCTTCGACGCGCTGATGGCGCGCAAGGGCCTGACGCCGCAGATTGCCGCCGAGGTGGACGACATGGCCATGATGCGCCTGCTCGCCCGGGCCGGCGCGGGCCTGGCAGTGATGCCGCCGATCGTGGTGCGCGACGAACTCGCCTCGGGCGTCCTGAAGGAGGCCGCGCGCCTGACCGGACTGACGGAAACCTTCTATGCAGTCACGGCCTCGCGGCGGTTCCCCAACCCGCTCCTGCGCGAGGTCATCGGACAGAAGCTGGAAAGCAGCCTGTAA
- a CDS encoding proton-conducting transporter transmembrane domain-containing protein — protein MSTLPVLAGVVPALVTGIAGLAGPLLLGLVAVFALRRPGRRPHPLPLVAEAAGGLALLTALVTLAGYLANGAMTLVIVGTADWPLLALRVDVISVTMLLLVAFVGWAVLRYSRTYLDGEAVQGAFTGWLAATLALVMLLVTAGSLVQLVLAWAAVSYGLIRLLLTYPDRPGAQRAVAKKRFTVLITEASLVVAVLFLALAYQTTDIARILAAAGEGQGGGLAIAAAAFLALAAVIKSAQFPLHGWLTEVMEAPTPVSALLHAGVINAGGFLLIRFADVLLLSPGVMALLVILGGFTALFAALVMLTQPMVKTALAWSTVAQMGFMILQCGLGLFPLALLHILAHSLYKAHAFLSSGTAVAEVARSARPGAVAVPSGAAVGRAFLLAVAVYAAAAAAFGVADKSVQALALGAVLIFGVAYLLAQGFAGAAPRGLMLRTMAASLAAAVSYFALQALSAAAFGHALPEPLVPGPLETALLVLMLASFGAVAVTQAMFPLWGAHPAAAGLRVHLSNGFYANALLDRWLGLTGRPPVARQAG, from the coding sequence ATGTCCACATTGCCTGTTCTTGCCGGAGTTGTCCCGGCGCTTGTCACCGGGATCGCCGGTCTTGCCGGTCCCCTGCTTCTCGGTCTCGTTGCCGTGTTCGCCCTCCGGCGCCCGGGCCGCCGTCCGCATCCGCTGCCGCTGGTCGCCGAAGCGGCGGGGGGACTGGCGCTGCTGACGGCGCTCGTCACCCTGGCAGGCTATCTGGCCAACGGGGCGATGACGCTGGTGATCGTCGGAACGGCGGACTGGCCGCTGCTGGCGCTGCGGGTGGATGTCATCTCCGTCACCATGCTGCTGCTGGTCGCCTTTGTCGGCTGGGCGGTGCTGCGCTACAGCCGCACCTACCTCGATGGCGAGGCCGTGCAAGGCGCGTTTACCGGCTGGCTGGCGGCGACGCTGGCGCTGGTGATGCTGCTGGTCACGGCCGGCTCGCTGGTGCAGCTCGTCCTCGCCTGGGCGGCGGTGTCCTACGGCCTGATCCGGCTGCTGCTCACCTATCCCGACCGGCCGGGCGCACAGCGTGCTGTCGCCAAGAAGCGCTTCACGGTGCTGATCACCGAAGCCTCCCTGGTGGTCGCCGTGCTCTTCCTGGCGCTGGCCTACCAGACCACCGACATCGCCCGCATCCTGGCTGCGGCCGGCGAGGGGCAGGGCGGTGGCCTTGCCATCGCGGCGGCGGCCTTCCTGGCCCTGGCGGCGGTCATCAAGTCGGCCCAGTTCCCGCTGCATGGCTGGCTCACCGAGGTGATGGAGGCGCCGACGCCGGTCTCCGCGCTGCTGCATGCCGGCGTGATCAACGCGGGGGGCTTCCTGCTCATCCGCTTCGCCGATGTCCTGCTGCTCAGCCCCGGCGTCATGGCGCTGCTGGTCATCCTCGGCGGCTTCACGGCCCTGTTCGCGGCGCTGGTCATGCTGACCCAGCCGATGGTGAAGACCGCGCTGGCCTGGTCGACGGTGGCGCAGATGGGCTTCATGATCCTGCAGTGCGGCCTGGGTCTCTTCCCGCTCGCCCTGCTGCACATCCTTGCCCACTCGCTCTACAAGGCCCATGCCTTCCTGTCCTCGGGAACGGCGGTGGCCGAAGTGGCGCGGTCGGCACGACCGGGCGCGGTGGCGGTTCCCTCCGGGGCGGCGGTCGGGCGCGCGTTCCTGCTGGCGGTTGCCGTCTATGCGGCGGCAGCTGCTGCCTTCGGCGTCGCCGACAAGTCGGTCCAGGCGCTGGCGCTCGGGGCGGTGCTGATCTTCGGCGTGGCCTATCTCCTTGCCCAGGGGTTCGCCGGCGCGGCGCCGCGCGGCCTGATGCTGCGCACCATGGCTGCGTCGCTCGCGGCGGCCGTGTCCTACTTCGCCCTGCAGGCGCTCTCGGCCGCCGCCTTCGGGCATGCCCTGCCCGAGCCGCTCGTGCCCGGTCCGCTTGAGACGGCGCTCCTTGTCCTGATGCTGGCCAGCTTCGGCGCGGTTGCGGTGACCCAGGCGATGTTCCCCCTCTGGGGCGCGCATCCGGCGGCGGCAGGACTGCGGGTGCACCTGTCCAACGGCTTCTACGCCAACGCGCTGCTCGACCGCTGGCTCGGCCTGACCGGCCGCCCGCCGGTCGCGCGCCAGGCGGGCTGA